In one Babylonia areolata isolate BAREFJ2019XMU chromosome 12, ASM4173473v1, whole genome shotgun sequence genomic region, the following are encoded:
- the LOC143288097 gene encoding C5a anaphylatoxin chemotactic receptor 1-like, with the protein MSHIMTEQVNADTSDSAVTEQLYTTSSSMLTTGQWTVDNSVSLDYMNGLEVCKWILVAAVIPVCIVGLAGNTVSVWAWNANRKHNSVVLLFQCLGLVDNAFLLVTVVRSCLYYADQLLQEKEVIIIPVLLLFHSWSVHVTMVIGISRWLAVARPVWMQRIRRRQIVMVCGGLGIWCGLLSGLTHMNKEVHLEEAEEEYMTMTLVILVVQFILPNLVLMGFSISLLRFNCQRHRLGRSKVSHRGRTTMTVLGIAGCSLLSCVIVESSKLVAMMPHEVSTCTYTCALTLYAVGILASVLNSSVNVFLYFFIASKFRAFLRQTVNRHSTRRRGSQPKSSISSSFSESSMRSANMNTHAGGLCQQGMNEEPTNRPADGPTEETICL; encoded by the exons ATGTCCCACATCATGACTGAACAAGTGAATGCTGACACCAGCGACTCAGCGGTGACGGAGCAGCTGTACACTACTTCCTCCAGCATGCTGACCACTGGGCAATGGACTGTTGACAATTCAGTGTCTCTAGACTATATGAACGGACTTGAGGTCTGCAAATGGATCCTGGTAGCGGCCGTCATCCCTGTGTGTATCGTGGGTCTGGCAGGCAACACGGTGTCAGTGTGGGCCTGGAACGCCAACAGAAAGCACAACTCTGTGGTTCTGCTCTTCCAGTGCCTGGGGCTGGTGGACAACGCCTTCCTGTTGGTGACAGTCGTGCGCAGCTGTCTTTACTATGCCGACCAGCTGCTCCAGGAGAAGGAGGTCATCATTATTCCCGTACTGCTCCTCTTCCACAGCTGGTCCGTGCACGTGACGATGGTCATCGGGATTTCCCGCTGGCTGGCCGTGGCCAGACCTGTCTGGATGCAGAGGATCAGGCGTCGCCAGATCGTGATGGTGTGCGGGGGTCTGGGGATTTGGTGCGGCCTGCTGAGTGGCCTGACCCATATGAACAAGGAGGTTCACTTggaagaggcggaggaagagTACATGACCATGACCTTGGTGATTCTGGTGGTGCAGTTCATCCTTCCCAACTTGGTGTTGATGGGCTTCAGCATCAGCCTGCTGAGGTTCAACTGTCAGCGACACAG ACTGGGAAGGTCAAAGGTGAGTCACCGAGGAAGGACGACAATGACGGTGCTGGGAATTGCTGGGTGTTCCTTGCTGTCCTGTGTGATCGTGGAGTCCAGTAAACTCGTCGCAATGATGCCTCACGAGGTTTCGACCTGCACCTACACCTGTGCTTTAACCCTTTACGCGGTCGGCATCCTCGCATCGGTGCTCAACTCCAGTGTCAAcgtcttcctctacttcttcatCGCTTCGAA GTTCAGAGCCTTCCTGCGGCAGACTGTTAACCGCCACTCCACCAGACGCAGGGGAAGTCAGCCTAAATCCTCCATCTCTTCCAGCTTCTCCGAGAGCTCCATGAGGTCTgccaacatgaacacacacgctgGCGGCCTTTGTCAGCAAGGGATGAACGAGGAGCCCACAAACAGGCCTGCAGACGGTCCGACTGAAGAGACAATCTGTCTGTAA